The following coding sequences lie in one Cercospora beticola chromosome 9, complete sequence genomic window:
- a CDS encoding uncharacterized protein (antiSMASH:Cluster_9) produces MAELTFAGNRSICLDAAISRLLEIQTRRQAFSDGSLLGKVSPWPAVIAIISAIGVADCSSTNVRLYESFIEFTEWCLRWKRPPQFAACRLHLWHPTRPDAQPFIRLLKGDDGGLRVQHVFASFNSPSTHRLLKKLLLRAQFLLKRNDPNGDLDWLQQAQREYEEAYAREWRHAPERRYRTGLKYHKEVGE; encoded by the coding sequence ATGGCAGAGCTTACGTTCGCGGGAAACAGGTCTATTTGCCTTGACGCCGCTATTTCGAGACTGTTGGAGATCCAGACTCGAAGGCAAGCGTTTTCGGATGGTTCTCTGCTCGGCAAGGTATCTCCATGGCCAGCCGTGATCGCAATCATTAGCGCTATCGGCGTCGCAGATTGCAGTAGCACCAACGTACGTTTGTACGAGAGCTTCATCGAGTTTACGGAATGGTGCCTAAGATGGAAGCGACCACCACAATTCGCTGCCTGCCGATTACACCTTTGGCATCCCACGCGCCCGGATGCTCAGCCTTTCATACGCCTGCTGAAGGGCGACGATGGAGGCCTTCGTGTACAACATGTCTTTGCATCCTTCAATAGTCCCTCGACGCATAGACttttgaagaagctgctgctccgcGCTCAATTCCTACTCAAGCGTAACGATCCAAATGGAGACCTGGACTGGCTGCAACAAGCACAACGAGAATACGAAGAAGCCTACGCTCGAGAGTGGCGTCACGCACCAGAACGGCGCTATCGCACTGGTCTCAAGTATCACAAAGAGGTTGGAGAATGA